In the genome of Henningerozyma blattae CBS 6284 chromosome 5, complete genome, one region contains:
- the TBLA0E01970 gene encoding sugar porter family MFS transporter, which produces MSSESSNNENSLKVEKEITQKNDATEYQMENVKFDAIPGIEVLYSEESPEALVEPEKNKWKYTTVCIMCLMVAFGGFMTGWDIGTIGGFMAQTDFIRRFGTLGPNNVYYLSKIRMGLLVSIFNIGCAVGSVTLGKLGDIYGRRWGLILATIIFVIGVLIEITSVDKWYQYFIGRIIAGIGMGLIAVLSPMLISEVAPKELRGAMVSCYQLMITFGIFLGNCCNYGTKSYSNSAQWRIGVGLQFLWSIIMVCAMMFVPESPRYLIQKGKTEQAKISIARSNKVDIDSVITQREFEIVYSAVEAEREAGVAGWKEIFETKNKTFQRVLMGMVVLGLQQLSGANYFFYYGSTIFNAVGLDDAFQTAIIFGVVNFASTFVALYVVDKFGRRLCLLVGAAALSCCMLVFATIGVTSLYPNGWDSPTSKWAGDVMIVFSCLFIFFFATSWAPIPFVILSETFPLRIRSKGMALGTVSNQLWNFMVGFFTPWITGAIHFYYGYVFLGCCVFAFFYVFFFVPETKGLVLEDINLLWEEGVPPWKSVAWVPPSQREEYLSDINSDEEDKFNIPTLTSSQEQISSLVK; this is translated from the coding sequence ATGTCATCCgaatcttcaaataatgaaaactCTCTTAAAGTAGAGAAAGAAATTACTCAAAAGAATGATGCAACAGAATATCAAATGGAAAATGTAAAATTTGATGCTATTCCGGGAATAGAAGTACTTTATTCTGAAGAGTCCCCAGAAGCATTAGTTGAGCcagagaaaaataaatggaAGTATACTACAGTATGTATTATGTGCTTAATGGTAGCCTTTGGAGGATTTATGACTGGCTGGGATATTGGTACAATTGGTGGATTTATGGCACAAACAGATTTTATTAGGAGGTTTGGGACTTTAGGTCCCAATaatgtttattatttgtcaAAAATAAGAATGGGGTTATTAGtgtcaatttttaatatcgGATGTGCTGTTGGATCTGTTACTTTAGGAAAGTTAGGTGATATATATGGTCGTAGATGGGGGTTAATATTGGCcacaataatatttgtgaTTGGTGTATTGATTGAAATAACTTCTGTTGATAAATGgtatcaatattttattggGAGAATTATTGCAGGGATAGGAATGGGCTTAATAGCAGTATTGTCACCTATGCTAATTTCTGAAGTTGCACCTAAAGAGTTAAGAGGTGCAATGGTTTCATGCTATCAACTAATGATTACCTTTGGGATTTTTTTGGGAAATTGTTGCAATTATGGAACAAAATCATATTCTAATTCAGCTCAATGGAGGATTGGAGTTGGCTTACAATTTTTATGGAGTATCATTATGGTATGTGCAATGATGTTCGTTCCTGAATCTCCAAGATATCTCATTCAAAAGGGTAAAACAGAACAAgcaaaaatttcaattgctAGATCAAATAAAGTTGATATTGATTCTGTAATTACCCAAAGAGAATTCGAGATAGTTTATTCCGCTGTGGAAGCAGAGAGAGAAGCGGGTGTTGCAGGTTGGAaggaaatttttgaaacgAAAAACAAAACTTTTCAACGAGTATTGATGGGAATGGTGGTGCTAGGGTTACAACAATTATCTGGTGCTaactatttcttttattatggatctacaatttttaatgcTGTAGGTTTAGATGATGCCTTTCAGACCGCCATTATTTTCGGTGTTGTTAATTTTGCTTCAACTTTTGTTGCCCTTTACGTAGTAGATAAGTTTGGACGTAGATTGTGTTTATTGGTTGGTGCTGCTGCTTTATCATGTTGTATGTTAGTCTTTGCTACAATTGGAGTTACCAGCTTATATCCTAATGGTTGGGATAGCCCTACATCTAAATGGGCTGGTGATGTGATGATTGTTTTCAGTTGTCtcttcatatttttttttgcaacATCATGGGCTCCGATTCCATTTGTAATACTATCTGAAACATTTCCCTTGAGAATCCGCTCCAAAGGTATGGCACTTGGAACTGTTTCAAACCAACTTTGGAATTTTATGGTTGGATTCTTTACTCCCTGGATTACAGGCGCTATTCACTTTTACTACGGCTATGTGTTTCTCGGTTGTTGTGTCTTTGCATTCTTTTATGTGTTCTTTTTTGTTCCTGAAACAAAAGGGCTAGTTTTAGaagacataaatttattatggGAGGAAGGTGTACCTCCATGGAAATCTGTAGCATGGGTTCCACCATCTCAAAGGGAAGAGTATTTGTCAGATATAAAttctgatgaagaagataaattCAACATCCCAACATTAACGAGCTCACAAGAACAGATATCTAGTCTCGTAAAATAA
- the PRP21 gene encoding Prp21p (similar to Saccharomyces cerevisiae PRP21 (YJL203W); ancestral locus Anc_1.132): protein MQHPVFRYLNLTGVDEQSRNIITSVAAFWALCDFEGNQKKLDELINLAKEEKNKDDSKLKFLEETHPLNNYFIELREQFTAILKDDKHYKKDHANDDTTIGNLEWIHSNNAQVLSDSVEDATWVLNQSLKEKEQNEWLELARLQFAAIQWDTFQTIGSWIYPDNTAKESNYLPALDFSQLALQRVNEDEPSIFQKVQPLKNITKTKEDGAKQSDTNTKPGTTATTKSKRKKIKAAGETRLAQKKQKRSGAVECPITHKLIPEDKFDSHLKSLLADPNYKIERQAYLDKHKLSNLAEDEVFLNLQKLSKR, encoded by the coding sequence ATGCAGCATCCAGTATTTAGATACCTCAATTTGACTGGCGTGGATGAACAATCAAGGAATATCATAACATCAGTTGCGGCATTCTGGGCTTTATGCGACTTTGAAGGTAACCAAAAGAAGCTTGATGAATTAATCAATCTGgcaaaagaagaaaaaaataaggatGATTCTAAactaaaatttttagaagAAACACATccattgaataattattttattgaacTCCGAGAACAATTTACAgctattttaaaagatgataAACATTATAAAAAAGATCATGCTAATGACGATACAACCATAGGAAATTTAGAATGGATCCACTCAAACAATGCACAAGTCTTATCCGACAGTGTTGAAGATGCTACTTGGGTTCTAAATCAATCTTTGAAGGAAAAGGAACAGAATGAATGGTTAGAGTTGGCAAGATTACAATTTGCTGCTATTCAGTGGGATACATTTCAAACTATTGGATCTTGGATCTATCCTGATAATACTGCGAAAGAAAGTAACTATTTACCTGCTCTTGATTTTTCTCAGTTAGCACTACAACGAGTAAATGAAGACGAACCATCCATATTTCAAAAGGTTCaacctttgaaaaatattacgaAGACTAAGGAGGATGGAGCAAAACAATCTGATACAAATACTAAACCTGGTACTACAGCTACCACAAAATCCAAGAGAAAGAAGATCAAAGCTGCAGGGGAGACGAGATTAGCtcaaaagaaacaaaaacGTTCGGGTGCTGTAGAGTGTCCCATAACCCATAAGTTGATCCCAGAAGATAAATTTGATAGTCATCTAAAGAGTTTATTAGCTGACccaaattacaaaattgaGCGCCAAGCATATCTAGATAAGCATAAACTTTCAAACTTAGCCGAAGATGAAGTATTCCTTAATCTGCAGAAACTATCTAAAAGATAG
- the CPR6 gene encoding peptidylprolyl isomerase CPR6 (similar to Saccharomyces cerevisiae CPR6 (YLR216C); ancestral locus Anc_7.313), translated as MAIEHTKTYFDITVGGSPVGRIVMELFDDIVPRTSKNFASLCKGDSGIAISKPEIPLSYRGSIFHRVIQGFMCQFGDFTNFDGTGGESIYGEKFEDENFTLKHDRPYLLSMANAGPNTNGSQCFITVAPTPHLDGKHVVFGEVIQGKRIVRLIESQRTDKNNDRPMLDVVIQDCGVLPNDYEVPEDAEATPADEYGDNYEFMMKLDSKVNMSDVNSVIKAAEDVKVIGTEQFKKANYPIALQKYTKCEKLLKEYFPDDLPDEDSARLRQLRNAIALNITLCCLKVKDYTRAIYTASEVLYEESGATDKDKTKAYYRRGLAYKGRNDTDEALKDFQRAMVLNPNDTTVVAAMRETKAKRKQENEKQKNSLSRMFK; from the coding sequence ATGGCCATTGAACATACAAAAACGTATTTTGACATCACAGTTGGTGGCTCTCCAGTTGGGAGAATCGTCATGGAATTATTTGACGATATTGTTCCACGTACTTCCAAAAATTTTGCCTCTTTATGTAAAGGTGATTCGGGTATAGCTATTTCAAAACCAGAAATTCCATTATCTTACCGTGGTTCCATTTTCCACCGTGTTATTCAAGGGTTTATGTGCCAATTTGGtgattttacaaattttgaTGGTACTGGTGGTGAAAGTATATACGGAGAAAAATTCGAAGATGAGAATTTTACATTAAAGCATGATAGACCTTATTTATTATCCATGGCTAATGCTGGTCCAAATACGAATGGATCTCAATGTTTTATCACTGTTGCGCCAACTCCTCATTTGGATGGTAAGCATGTTGTATTTGGTGAAGTCATTCAAGGTAAGCGTATTGTACGTTTAATTGAAAGTCAACGAactgataaaaataatgatagaCCAATGCTAGATGTTGTGATCCAAGACTGTGGCGTATTGCCTAATGATTACGAGGTGCCAGAAGATGCTGAAGCAACTCCTGCCGATGAATATGGTGACAATTACGAATTTATGATGAAACTAGATTCAAAAGTCAACATGTCTGATGTCAACTCAGTTATTAAAGCTGCAGAAGATGTGAAAGTAATTGGTACTGAACAATTTAAGAAAGCCAATTATCCAATTGCATTACAAAAGTATACAAAATGTGAAAAATTactaaaagaatatttccCTGATGATTTACCAGATGAAGATTCTGCTCGTCTACGCCAACTAAGAAATGCAATTGCGCTAAATATTACTTTATGTTGTTTAAAGGTAAAAGATTATACTCGTGCTATTTATACAGCTTCTGAAGTCTTATATGAGGAAAGTGGAGCCACCGACAAAGATAAAACAAAGGCTTATTATAGACGTGGTTTAGCTTATAAGGGCAGAAATGACACTGATGAAGCTTTGAAAGATTTCCAAAGAGCTATGGTTCTAAATCCTAATGACACCACCGTTGTTGCCGCTATGAGAGAAACTAAAGCTAAGAGAAAGCAAGAGAATgagaaacaaaaaaattcattgaGTCGTatgtttaaataa
- the CRD1 gene encoding cardiolipin synthase (similar to Saccharomyces cerevisiae CRD1 (YDL142C); ancestral locus Anc_7.316), which produces MLNNTLLSSVTVKLPPSIFPNCGKIAFLRPRNVQFRLRIYHTLKPFNIACKKGTPNLSYRYLHIDRKNVAHNSKKTISYLNIPNLLTVSRIVCAPLIGYNLIHEQLVSALYLFCYSCVTDLLDGQLARKFNLQTPLGSVLDPAADKLLMLVTTIALTIPSGPCLIPLPIATVILGRDLVLAGNSFYHRYKSMQRAYAGGFSTKQFFDIFSYPSIVVQPTTISKWNTFFQMIYLGTGIVILTLQYSLGKDDEEDESKPNNKKKLLQWAHNFMYIGGYAIIVTGLWSGASYFVGIKNTMKYLK; this is translated from the coding sequence ATGCTAAATAATACGTTACTTTCATCTGTAACTGTCAAACTACCACCTTCAATTTTCCCCAATTGTGGTAAAATTGCGTTTTTAAGACCACGAAATGTCCAATTCCGTTTACGCATTTATCATACACTAAAGCCATTCAATATCGCATGCAAGAAAGGTACCCCAAATTTAAGTTATAGATATTTGCATATAGATAGAAAAAATGTAGCgcataattcaaaaaaaactatAAGCTACTTAAATATACCGAACCTATTGACTGTATCTCGTATTGTCTGTGCACCTCTTATTGGATACAATCTAATACATGAACAATTAGTCTCTGCATTATATCTATTTTGCTATTCATGTGTTACGGATTTATTAGATGGTCAACTGgcaagaaaatttaatttacaGACTCCATTAGGTTCAGTTCTTGATCCAGCTGCTGATAAACTGTTGATGCTGGTTACAACTATTGCATTGACAATACCATCTGGACCTTGTTTGATCCCACTTCCTATAGCTACAGTTATCTTAGGTAGAGATTTGGTTTTAGCTGGTAATTCTTTCTATCATAGATATAAATCAATGCAACGAGCCTATGCAGGGGGGTTTTCAACTAAACAATTTTtcgatattttttcatatcCATCAATAGTAGTTCAGCCGACCACTATATCTAAATGGaatactttttttcaaatgatataTTTAGGTACTGGGATTGTTATCTTGACTTTACAATATTCCTTGGGTAAAGACGACGAAGAAGATGAAAGCAAGCCAAACAATAAGAAAAAGTTGCTTCAATGGGCACATAACTTTATGTACATTGGTGGTTATGCCATTATTGTGACAGGCTTATGGAGCGGTGCATCTTATTTCGTAGGAATAAAGAATACTATGAAGTATCTAAAATAG
- the TUB4 gene encoding gamma-tubulin (similar to Saccharomyces cerevisiae TUB4 (YLR212C); ancestral locus Anc_7.323) produces MSGEYITIQIGQCGNKVGQQFWSQLLIEHGLANDGSVQFDKDLYDHKRPFFKDHQNNNYTPRAILLDTEPSVIQNIKNSYHDLFNDRNIWVSPGETGAGNSWAKGYTLGESYIDDFFNIIDREVEDTNNLEGFQIIHSIAGGTGSGIGSLLLEKLQERYPSKLIITYSVFPAKTAEVVVQPYNSILTLRRLAEYSNAAIVFDNDSLSHITNQVFTTMENGYTQSNQLISATMSSITNSVRFPSYMYSSLTSIFSTLIPTPDLNFLVPSISPFTSDYITNNYSNNNSNSLLRNTKSLNVSDILLDLTDPVNSLITHSNKSSSRITYFNCFTTLIGKFNSNDDILRYVVKANKKLNFTSWTSKSMNINIGRRSPIFSANQTESADNFSNINGMMLSNSSTIIPILDRISSQFDKIYHKQAFINSFNDPSRTDSDFPDFEESSRVVKDLINNYKEAIEPDFLDDLLHDALRPMDTGSGEDVHMLESEN; encoded by the coding sequence ATGAGTGGTGAATATATAACTATTCAAATTGGGCAATGTGGCAATAAGGTCGGACAACAATTCTGGTCTCAGTTGTTAATAGAGCACGGTTTAGCAAATGATGGATCAGTTCAATTTGATAAAGACCTATACGACCATAAGAGgccatttttcaaagatcatcaaaataataattataccCCGAGGgcaattttattagataCGGAGCCTAGTGTTATTcagaatattaaaaattcttacCATGATCTATTTAACGATCGAAATATATGGGTTAGCCCCGGTGAAACTGGTGCTGGGAATTCCTGGGCTAAAGGTTATACATTAGGTGAATCCTATATagatgatttttttaatataattgataGAGAAGTAGAagatacaaataatttggaaggttttcaaataatacattCAATTGCTGGAGGTACAGGATCAGGTATTGGTTCATTATTACTAGAGAAATTACAAGAACGCTACCCTAgtaaattgataataacaTATTCTGTTTTTCCAGCCAAAACTGCAGAAGTGGTTGTCCAGCCTtataattctattttaacACTAAGAAGATTAGCTGAATATAGTAATGCTGCAATAGTTTTTGACAATGATTCATTATCACATATAACCAACCAGGTCTTTACTACTATGGAAAATGGCTATACACAATCTAATCAATTGATTAGTGCTACCATGTCCTCAATAACTAATTCAGTTCGATTCCCAAGCTACATGTATAGCTCTCTTACTAGTATATTTTCTACTTTAATACCAACACCTGATTTAAACTTTTTGGTACCGAGTATATCACCTTTTACAAGTGATTatataacaaataattattccaataataattccaaCAGTCTACTTCGAAATACCAAATCATTAAATGTCTCcgatatattattagatttaacTGATCCGGTAAATTCCTTGATAACACACTCGAATAAATCTAGTTCTCGAATAActtattttaattgtttcaCCACACTAATAGgcaaattcaattcaaatgatgatataTTAAGATACGTTGTAAAAGCAAACAAGAAACTGAACTTTACTAGTTGGACTTCTAAATCTATGAATATCAATATTGGTAGAAGATCGCCGATATTCAGTGCCAATCAAACAGAATCAGCTGATAATTTTAGTAATATAAACGGTATGATGCTATCAAATAGCTCAACTATTATTCCCATCTTGGATAGAATATCTTCtcaatttgataaaatttatcataAACAAGcttttattaatagtttTAATGATCCTTCACGTACAGATAGCGATTTCCCAGATTTCGAAGAATCAAGTAGAGTTGTCaaagatttaattaataattacaaAGAAGCGATTGAACCTGATTTCTTGGACGATCTTCTTCATGATGCATTAAGACCAATGGATACTGGTTCTGGTGAAGACGTTCATATGCTGGAGTCAGAGAACTAA
- the LDB17 gene encoding Ldb17p (similar to Saccharomyces cerevisiae LDB17 (YDL146W); ancestral locus Anc_7.324), with protein sequence MPEGNPNIHTKQEIIEFWNSIESLLTIKDEISDQEANTVLVAYITRASKSFHDFLKTDRDLYRMVLTLTESDLWLKTRQFCISKLLSLLNVDLLDMQMKFTIVYILLWEAKQNLDSLDLMLEYQGFNVFYNTLYTQFAYLQKYPTKSQDNDNNNNMDQEISDIEISIIDEMKKISTFLMDLLFIIFKYNKCQVANIQIIDDFFIYFLINTVRSDLTDDLYNNALFKLILSLNEQYIIIARTYEIDNKIFKYLISHTSNSMEFIELLLLKFNRMMDRPLQIMMCKILYSIFTCTDDNISFNFFYLNDLNVFVDVLIRELQNISDSQEILRNTFLRVMIPLLNNTELSKTHYRKDDIIEVLTSLTNIDNICSNDKPTTEQLTTVRLANKCFAKVAWLETIPPNTNTKNSSLKELKIFSPVTSSLPSPTNNLILIPPPLTSSRSSSVSGMSLRSMDNSNMQFYNNDVFDSSAESLTTRKNRPPPPPPPSRKRFTTR encoded by the coding sequence ATGCCAGAAGGCAATCCTAATATTCATACAAAACAAGagattattgaattttggAATTCTATAGAATCACTTTTAActattaaagatgaaatatcAGATCAAGAAGCAAATACAGTATTAGTAGCTTATATTACAAGGGCTTCCAAAAGTTTCCATGATTTCTTAAAGACAGATAGAGATTTGTATCGAATGGTACTCACATTAACAGAATCTGATTTATGGTTGAAAACAAGACAATTTTGcatatctaaattattatctcTATTAAATGTAGACCTTTTGGATATGCAAATGAAATTTACAATAGTTTATATCTTACTATGGGAagcaaaacaaaatttagATTCATTAGATTTAATGTTAGAGTATCAAGGGTTCAatgtattttataatacTCTATATACTCAATTTGCATATTTACAAAAGTATCCAACAAAGTCTCAAGATAacgataataataataatatggatcaagaaatttcagatattgaaatttcaattattgatgaaatgaaaaaaatttctacatttttaatggatttattatttatcatttttaaatataataaatgcCAAGTGgcaaatattcaaatcattgatgattttttcatttatttcttaattaATACTGTCCGTTCAGATTTAACTGATGATTTATATAACAACGCtttgtttaaattaattctttcattAAATGAACAATATATCATCATTGCAAGAACTTATGAGATTGATAACAAAATCTTTAAGTATTTAATCTCTCATACTTCAAACTCAATGGAATtcatagaattattattattaaaatttaatcgTATGATGGATAGACCtttacaaataatgatgtGTAAAATCctttattcaatatttacatgcactgatgataatatttcattcaactttttctatttaaatgatttaaacGTTTTCGTTGATGTTTTAATTAGggaattacaaaatatttcagattctcaagaaattttaagaaatacCTTCTTACGTGTAATGATcccattattaaataatacagaattatcaaaaacTCATTATAGAAAAGATGATATTATAGAAGTATTAACTTCTTTAACTAATATAGACAATATTTGCTCTAATGATAAACCAACTACAGAACAACTTACTACTGTTAGATTAGCAAATAAATGTTTTGCAAAAGTTGCTTGGTTAGAAACAATTCCACCCAATACTAATACGAAAAATTCAagtttaaaagaattaaagattttttcaCCAGTTACATCCTCTTTACCTTCTCCAAccaataatttgattttaattccACCTCCTTTGACATCTTCAAGATCTTCTTCAGTATCAGGCATGTCTTTAAGATCCATGGATAACTCAAATATgcaattttataataatgatgtaTTTGATTCATCTGCAGAATCACTTACAACAAGGAAAAATAGACCTCCACCGCCTCCACCACCATCTAGAAAAAGATTTACAACTCGTTAA
- the HRD3 gene encoding ubiquitin ligase complex subunit HRD3 (similar to Saccharomyces cerevisiae HRD3 (YLR207W); ancestral locus Anc_7.339), which produces MIVRLLSIVLLILQIHKGFASSYTDTTHYNDNPWLHALQLLQSPPLIPDVFSPNYDNHFIYIPMDYIPEIQQQSFQDFCNNKTNLWHKQLYKSLDDSSTLHNNPEATFLLSQLFLTGQYNFPWNGTLAYKYLSKFNELTNSQNSTALFQLAIMHSTGLFGEIPKDEPLSLLYLQQASSFGNLQAKQTLAYRYHNGITLPRDCHSSLLLYRQLATEIQKSYNDYEWNIHMPYTESYDVRISDFHDGLLGKGLSTMPLSTVRIPSTRPDITSSLLTQMNGGQIILQFGIGDNSGREFASENDDENSDDRLVDIFYTAFDYYKGTYDTKRDCIAAKELLTSTYKVFEADVPYMDNLQKYFYGKSLDLLGHLYFTGEAELDGKPNFQMAQNFLKLSIKIIENSSTLKSRANIDLGLIEQYVNGNITNAIEYYKKMLHSRTSDGTADFQLAMLQRENPEYKLGNYYEFLQRAFMKHHIPGAFEYSKAVELGFNDRYSCEDSSHLYKQFVEMNESILVPFLKNAYAQLILGNTQSALWFYAMAAEQGYETAQVSAGYLLYQHNYLLEQPPITTEARKRLAINYYSKAFKQNNPDAGVIAGNIYFSLHEYNNAISMYQSGSIRYSAQAAWNLGYMHEYGLGVDKDFHLAKRYYDQAVEINPRLYLGVKLSVLKLRFKSMIYWLLSENWKYQVDQQDELDKYLPWYKKIFKSFQLAGKENSWMPDDFANEHNNNININNNNNNNNNNNNNNENINEDIDSHQDQGGVANDVLDVLETYGIQLEDLITIGFVLLVLVGSVILRTIAMRRGWNVRINGIPMQPPQQQDQPQQPQGNFDIQIFAI; this is translated from the coding sequence ATGATTGTACGATTATTGTCCATTGTTCTTCTCATATTACAAATACATAAGGGTTTTGCATCATCATATACCGATACTACACATTATAATGACAATCCATGGTTACATGCATTACAATTACTTCAATCACCACCTTTGATACCTGATGTGTTTAGTCCAAATTATGATAACCATTTCATCTATATCCCCATGGATTATATCCCTGAAATTCAACAACAATCATTCCAAgatttttgtaataataaaacaaacCTTTGGCATAAACAACTTTATAAATCATTAGACGATAGTTCTACTCTTCATAATAACCCTGAAGCTACCTTTCTTTTATCTCAATTGTTTCTCACGGGTCAATACAATTTCCCCTGGAATGGGACTTTGGCTTACAAGTATTTATCCAAATTCAATGAATTGACAAATTCTCAAAACTCTACCGCATTATTCCAATTGGCGATAATGCATTCCACTGGTCTATTTGGAGAAATTCCTAAAGATGAAcctttatctttattatactTACAACAAGCATCCTCTTTCGGTAATTTACAAGCCAAACAAACTTTAGCTTATAGATATCATAATGGTATCACTTTACCAAGAGATTGTCACTCATCTTTACTCCTGTATAGACAATTGGCCACAGAGATTCAAAAATCATACAATGATTATGAATGGAATATCCACATGCCATACACAGAATCATATGATGTTCGTATTTCAGATTTCCACGATGGATTATTGGGTAAGGGGTTAAGTACAATGCCTCTTTCCACAGTTCGTATTCCCTCTACAAGACCAGATATTACTTCTTCGTTACTCACACAAATGAATGGTGGTCAAATCATTTTACAATTTGGTATTGGTGATAATTCAGGTAGAGAATTTGCCTCTGAAAATGACGATGAAAATAGTGATGATCGATTagttgatattttttatactGCGTTCGACTACTATAAGGGGACCTACGATACAAAGAGAGATTGTATCGCTGCAAAGGAATTGTTGACTTCTACTTATAAAGTGTTCGAAGCAGATGTCCCCTATATGGATAATTtgcaaaaatatttctatgGGAAATCCTTAGATTTATTGGGCCATCTTTATTTCACTGGTGAAGCTGAATTAGATGGTAAACCTAATTTCCAAATGGCTcagaattttttaaaattaagcattaaaattatagaaaacTCTTCCACTTTGAAAAGTAGAGCAAATATAGATTTGGGTCTAATAGAACAATATGTTAATGGTAACATAACAAATGCTATTgaatattacaaaaaaatgttaCATTCAAGAACAAGTGATGGTACTGCTGATTTCCAATTAGCCATGTTACAAAGAGAAAATCCAGAATATAAATTGGGTAATTATTATGAATTCTTACAACGTGCATTCATGAAACATCATATCCCAGGTGCATTCGAATATTCTAAGGCAGTGGAATTAGGGTTCAACGATAGATATAGTTGTGAAGATTCTTCTCATCTTTATAAACAATTTGTCGAAATGAATGAAAGTATCTTGGTTCCCTTTTTGAAAAACGCGTATGCTCAATTGATTTTGGGTAACACTCAAAGTGCATTATGGTTTTATGCAATGGCTGCCGAACAAGGTTATGAAACTGCTCAAGTCTCTGCAGggtatttattatatcaacataattatttattagaacAACCTCCAATTACTACTGAGGCAAGGAAAAGATTGGCcatcaattattatagtAAAGCttttaaacaaaacaaTCCAGATGCTGGTGTTATTGCTGGTAACATTTATTTCAGTTTAcatgaatataataatgcaaTCTCCATGTATCAAAGTGGGTCCATTAGATATTCTGCTCAGGCAGCTTGGAATTTAGGTTATATGCATGAATATGGCCTTGGCGTAGATAAAGATTTCCATTTGGCAAAAAGATATTACGACCAAGCAGTAGAGATTAATCCAAGATTATACCTTGGTGTCAAATTAAgtgttttgaaattaagaTTTAAGTCCATGATTTATTGGTTATTGAGTgaaaattggaaatatcAAGTAGATCAACaagatgaattagataaatatttacctTGGTATAAGaagatttttaaaagtttcCAATTAGCTGGTAAAGAAAATAGTTGGATGCCCGATGATTTTGCAAATGAacataacaataatatcaatatcaataacaacaacaataacaacaacaacaataataataataatgaaaatatcaatGAAGACATAGATTCCCATCAAGATCAAGGAGGTGTTGCGAATGACGTATTAGATGTTCTAGAGACTTATGGAATTcaattagaagatttaataacaatagGATTTGTACTTTTAGTATTAGTCGGAAGTGTAATTTTACGTACAATTGCAATGCGTAGAGGTTGGAATGTAAGAATAAATGGTATACCGATGCAACCACCACAACAACAAGATCAACCTCAACAACCTCAGGGAAATTTTGACATTCAAATTTTCgcaatataa